Genomic window (Candidatus Poribacteria bacterium):
CTTAAGGAATACGAGGCACTTTTGGAAACTGATTCGGCTTACGCAGAGAAAGCGGAAAATTTCAGCCATAAAATGCGCGACATCAGCGAGTTCTTAGCCGAAATTGAGATGATACCGCCGACAGGAGAAATCAAGAAACGTGTTACCTATGATGAACCGTGCCACCTTCTCCATGGACAAAGCGTGCAAGCGCAACCTCGCAAGGTGCTCCAAGCGATACCGGGGTTGGAGTTGATTGAACTAACCGAATCCGAGTGGTGCTGTGGCAGCGCGGGAATCTATAACATCACACAGCCCGAACTTTCACAAGAGATTTTGGAACGGAAAATGGTACACATCGCTGAAACCGAGGCGGACATCGTCGCGACTGGAAATCCCGGTTGCTTGCTCCAGATTCAACTCGGTATTCAGAAACATGGATTGTCTATGAAAGCGATGCATCCTGTGAATCTTTTAGATTACGCCTATCGTGGTATCGCCCCGGAGGATTTTCTACCAGAACAGTAGTTCAAGAAGTGTTCTATGTAAGGGAACGTCAATATAAATTGTTTTCAGAGGAATAGTTGTCAGTTCGCCTACTGCGTAGGCTTTCGGTTTTCAGTTTTCAGTGACAAGAGATGTTGTGGCAGCCACAAAAATTCTCTTAACTGATAACTGACAACTGATAACTGACAACTGATAAAAGAATGTTTTTATCAGATAAAGATATTATCGAATATATAGACAAGGGGAAGATCAAAATCTCACCCTCGCCTGACTTGGAAACACAACTCGGTAGTTGCTCCATTGATTTCAGACTGAGCAACACCTTTCGTGTGTTTGAGCATAGCAAGTACCCATATATTGATTTAGGGGCGGAGATTGATACCGACGACTTGATGCGGAGGGTTGATGTCCCTGATGGTGATGCCTTCACAATGCAGCCCGGTGAGTTTGTCTTGGCGGCAACGCAGGAGACGCTTGAATTAGCAGATGACGTGATGGCGCGTCTTGAAGGCAGGAGTAGTTTAGGGAGGCTCGGCATTATCGTTCACAGTACTGCCGGTCTCTTTGACCCCGGTTGGATTGGGATCCCCACGCTGGAGTTAGGGAATCTTGGGCGAATGCCGGTTAAATTGTACCCCGGCATGCGAATCTGTGCGTTTACCTTTGCTCAGCTATCTTCACCGGCGCGTGTACCGTATCAACTCAAACCGGCGAACAAATACGCTGGGCAGAACGGGCCTGAGACAAGCCGGTTCGCCAAAGATGTTGAATTTTCAGAGGAATGATCTCAAAGTCGATTTTAATAGGTGTGCGGTGCTATGCGCAAAAAACGGGCAATGCTATGCCTAATAATTTAGCAAGGACTCATAGTTTTTAATATAGGGCGTGGACAAAACATCGTTGCAGCGGGGCGTTTCACGCCGGAAATCCGCTGTAACTCACGGTTTTACACGAGAATTTGTCTGTTTTCGTCAAATTAATGCCACCCTGTGTTCAATCACCGTTGATTGGCATAAATTTTGCTTATTTGTTCAGTAAGACACTCGTCAAGTGGTATGAGTTGCGCATTCAGTTGACGAATCAAGGACATTTTTCTAAGTTAGTGAAACGGAATTTTAGGGCGATCATTAGGCTCTTGTGCCTTGTTGCTTTATGCCGTTTTAGCAGATTATAGTCTCGGTCCTTGGATCGAGGAAGTTTTGAGTTTTGAGTTTTGATAGCAAGTTTCGGCTTACAAGTTGCGCCGAAATTAGGAGGATATGTAATGACACCAAGTGAGGTGGTTGCACTTGCAAAAGAACATGATGTAAAGATAGTCGACCTCAAATTTATGGATCTACCGGGGATGTGGCAACACTTTTCCCTTATGGCGGGCGAGTTGACCGAAGACCTCTTTGAAGAAGGTTGTGGTTTTGACGGTTCAAGTATCCGTGGTTTCCAGGCAATTAACGAGAGCGACATGCTGCTCTTTCCTGATCCAACGACTGCCCTCATTGACCCGGTCTGCAAGGTGCCGACGTTGAGCATCACATGTAACATCAAAGATCCTATCACATTGGAGAATTACACGCGTGATGTACGGCATATCGCACAGAAAGCAGAGGCGTATCTCCAATCCACTGGAATCGCCGATACAAGTTACTGGGGACCTGAGGCGGAATTCTATCTCCTGAACGACATCCGCTACGGACAGGATCAGCATTCCGGTTTCTATTCCGTTGATTCTGTTGAGGGGAGCTGGAATTCGGGGCGCGAAGAGAATCCGAACCTTGGGTACAAACCGCGTTACAAAGAGGGATATTTCCCGGTACCGCCTTCCGATACACTCCAAGACCTCCGCTCTGAGATCTGTCTTAAGCTCATCGAATCCGGCGTTGATGTAGAAGTTCACCACCATGAAGTGGGAACCGCTGGTCAAGGCGAAATTGACATCCGCTTTGGTGAACTAACCGAGACGGGCGATAAGATTGCACTGTATAAGTACATCATCAAAAATGTGGCGCGTGAAAACAATCTTGTTGCTACTTTCATGCCGAAACCGCTCTTCCAAGACAACGGGTCCGGGATGCACGTCCACCAGAGTCTTTGGAAAAACGGTAAGAACGTTTTCTACGACCCACAGGGATATTCGCTGCTGAGTGAGGACGCGCTCTATTACATCGGGGGCTTGCTCACGCACGCCCGTTCGCTCTGTGCAATCATCGCTCCGACAACCAACTCTTACAAGCGGTTAGTCCCAGGCTATGAGGCACCGGTCAACATCGCCTACTCGCAGCGGAACCGTAGCGCGTGTGTCCGTATTCCAGTCTACTCAAAGAGTGAAAAGGCAAAGCGGGTCGAATTCCGTACACCGGATCCGTCTTGTAATCCTTATCTCGCCTTCAGCGCACTACTCATGGCAGGGCTTGATGGCATACAGAACCGCATCCATCCGGGTGACCCGTTGGATAAAGACCTCTATGATCTTGAACCGGAAGAACTGGCGGATATTGAATCCACGCCGGTATCGCTCGGTGACTCCCTTGATGCCTTAGAGGAAGATCACGAATACCTCCTCAAGGGCGATGTGTTCACCCAAGATGTCTTGGATGTCTGGATTGATTACAAACGTGAGAATGAGGTCGATGCAATCAACATGCGGCCGCATCCGTATGAATTCTTCCTCTATCACGATATTTAGGGCGTGTGAACGCGGAAGGCATGTTATCACAATGATCGTGATCACGTACTTCCACAGAGGTTTGAAAAATCACCCTTAGGAGTTGTCAGTCGTCAGTTATCAGTTGTCAGTAAAAGAAGTAGTTGGTACCAACGGAAATTTCTTAACGGATAACTGATAACGGATAACTGATAACCAAAAAAGGAGAACCGCATGAAAAAGCTAGAATGTATTATCCGCCCCTTCAAATTGGAGGAGGTCAAAGAAGCACTCAGTAGTGTAGGTGTTCGGGGCATGACAGTCAGCGAAGTTCGTGGATTCGGGCGTAGCCGTGGGCATACTGAATTGTACCGCGGGAGCGAATACACGATTGAATTTGTCCCGAAGTTAAAAATAGAAATTGTTGTGGCTGAAGAAAATGTTGACAAGGTTGTTGAAGCCGTTCAACAAGCCGCTTCAACCGGTAAAATTGGCGATGGCAAAATCTTTGTGCTGCCTATTGATGAAACCATCCGTATCCGTACAGGTGAAAGAGGTCCTGCCGCTGTTTAACTTTCTATTCTATTTTCTCCCTCAGAGGCGGGGCCTGCACCCGCCTCTTTATTCCAACAACGAAGCAACGAGTGCCTCCATCTTTGGCACTGTCCCAACATCCGGTAAG
Coding sequences:
- the dcd gene encoding dCTP deaminase, producing the protein MFLSDKDIIEYIDKGKIKISPSPDLETQLGSCSIDFRLSNTFRVFEHSKYPYIDLGAEIDTDDLMRRVDVPDGDAFTMQPGEFVLAATQETLELADDVMARLEGRSSLGRLGIIVHSTAGLFDPGWIGIPTLELGNLGRMPVKLYPGMRICAFTFAQLSSPARVPYQLKPANKYAGQNGPETSRFAKDVEFSEE
- a CDS encoding P-II family nitrogen regulator — protein: MKKLECIIRPFKLEEVKEALSSVGVRGMTVSEVRGFGRSRGHTELYRGSEYTIEFVPKLKIEIVVAEENVDKVVEAVQQAASTGKIGDGKIFVLPIDETIRIRTGERGPAAV
- the glnA gene encoding type I glutamate--ammonia ligase, coding for MTPSEVVALAKEHDVKIVDLKFMDLPGMWQHFSLMAGELTEDLFEEGCGFDGSSIRGFQAINESDMLLFPDPTTALIDPVCKVPTLSITCNIKDPITLENYTRDVRHIAQKAEAYLQSTGIADTSYWGPEAEFYLLNDIRYGQDQHSGFYSVDSVEGSWNSGREENPNLGYKPRYKEGYFPVPPSDTLQDLRSEICLKLIESGVDVEVHHHEVGTAGQGEIDIRFGELTETGDKIALYKYIIKNVARENNLVATFMPKPLFQDNGSGMHVHQSLWKNGKNVFYDPQGYSLLSEDALYYIGGLLTHARSLCAIIAPTTNSYKRLVPGYEAPVNIAYSQRNRSACVRIPVYSKSEKAKRVEFRTPDPSCNPYLAFSALLMAGLDGIQNRIHPGDPLDKDLYDLEPEELADIESTPVSLGDSLDALEEDHEYLLKGDVFTQDVLDVWIDYKRENEVDAINMRPHPYEFFLYHDI